The following coding sequences lie in one Motilibacter peucedani genomic window:
- the rplQ gene encoding 50S ribosomal protein L17, with translation MPTPTKGARLGGSPAHQKLLLANLATALFEHGRIQTTEAKAKRLRPYAEKLITFAKKGDMASRRQVLTVIRDKGVVHSLFTEIGPRFANRPGGYTRIVKIGPRSGDNAPMAVIELVEALTVAQAAVGEAEAATRRSVKEQAAAAAPAGDAAAEQADEAPAEQVAEGTDGAQGTEAATEESGESGSDVSAPEGGDQAAEEGASAQTEQATEVEQAEGDDK, from the coding sequence ATGCCCACGCCCACGAAGGGTGCCCGCCTCGGCGGCAGTCCCGCACACCAGAAGCTCCTGCTGGCCAACCTGGCCACGGCGCTCTTCGAGCACGGGCGGATCCAGACGACGGAGGCCAAGGCCAAGCGTCTGCGCCCCTACGCGGAGAAGCTCATCACCTTCGCCAAGAAGGGCGACATGGCCTCGCGCCGCCAGGTGCTCACGGTCATCCGTGACAAGGGCGTCGTGCACAGCCTGTTCACCGAGATCGGCCCGCGCTTCGCGAACCGGCCGGGTGGCTACACCCGCATCGTGAAGATCGGCCCCCGCTCCGGCGACAACGCCCCCATGGCGGTCATCGAGCTGGTCGAGGCGCTCACCGTCGCCCAGGCGGCGGTCGGCGAGGCCGAGGCCGCGACCCGCCGCTCGGTCAAGGAGCAGGCGGCGGCCGCCGCTCCGGCCGGCGACGCGGCGGCCGAGCAGGCCGACGAGGCCCCTGCCGAGCAGGTCGCCGAGGGCACCGACGGGGCGCAGGGCACCGAGGCCGCCACGGAGGAGTCCGGCGAGTCCGGCAGCGACGTCTCGGCGCCCGAGGGCGGCGACCAGGCGGCCGAGGAGGGCGCCTCGGCGCAGACCGAGCAGGCCACCGAGGTCGAGCAGGCCGAGGGCGACGACAAGTAG
- a CDS encoding putative bifunctional diguanylate cyclase/phosphodiesterase, with protein sequence MRLVRRRPPSWALVLGAGLLAAAFLRLTPDGAAQAVHYLGTAVLPLVVAARSLHRRGVRSAGWWLVLAGAALESGGEVVWDVYDLVLDRSPFPSPGDGLFLLGQLTMLAGTLALAPPRAARRSGRGSGRAAYASPLAEVLVVGLTAGLLSWRYVVSPTLDGSQSALAQVISLAYPTLDVVLLAALARLAFEGATRHRAVLLLAASMAASLVADVAFALQDASGSYADGGWVDSCWLAGYVLAGVAALHPSAGTPLPQAPARVVTQRRLALVMGCGALGPVLLLVEGASRGSVRATGGVTVVVLLLVLYRSLTLLSAFERSAALAAHRSSHDALTGLANRRSFVELLGAELAAGRDAAVLRLDLDGFKAVNDAAGQLAGDEVLRETAHRVAELLAPGAVLARLAADEFGVLLAEPEPGAVEALADQLVERLRAPFVVEGQQFWLRASVGSATLASAGAGTDALMGAAALALLTARVRGGGRAVAHAPALDVEVGRRPLVAGRLQYAIEHDELEVHYQPLVDRAGAVVGAEALVRWRRAGRLVPPGDFLPAARSAGLMGALDTWVLDRALAQLARWRAQGRLDVHLAVNLSVASLERPGLVAEVVSALRAHGVPSSSLVLELTEEAAASGPGIRRRLADLRAAGIRIALDDFGTGYSSLAYLEGMPADVLKVAKELVDPLAEGAGGRVVQALVGLAHSYGLTVIAEGVEQEVQRERLTELEVDWFQGWLFGRPVPADALTALLGAASRRGPDLAAAAAN encoded by the coding sequence GTGAGACTCGTGCGCCGGCGACCGCCCTCCTGGGCGCTGGTGCTGGGAGCCGGCCTGCTGGCCGCGGCGTTCCTGCGCCTCACGCCGGACGGCGCCGCGCAGGCCGTGCACTACCTCGGCACCGCCGTGCTGCCCCTCGTCGTCGCGGCACGCAGCCTGCACCGCCGGGGCGTACGGTCCGCGGGCTGGTGGCTCGTGCTGGCCGGTGCTGCGCTGGAGTCCGGCGGCGAGGTCGTCTGGGACGTCTACGACCTGGTGCTCGACCGCAGCCCCTTCCCCTCGCCGGGTGACGGGCTCTTCCTGCTCGGCCAGCTCACGATGCTGGCGGGGACCCTGGCCCTCGCGCCGCCGCGCGCCGCGCGCCGCAGCGGGCGGGGGAGCGGCCGGGCCGCGTACGCGTCGCCGCTCGCCGAGGTCCTCGTCGTCGGGCTCACCGCGGGCCTGCTGAGCTGGCGCTACGTCGTCAGCCCGACCCTCGACGGCTCGCAGAGCGCTCTGGCGCAGGTCATCAGCCTGGCCTACCCGACGCTCGACGTGGTGCTGCTCGCCGCTCTGGCGAGGCTGGCCTTCGAGGGCGCCACACGCCACCGCGCGGTGCTGCTGCTCGCCGCGTCGATGGCCGCCTCGCTGGTTGCGGACGTGGCCTTCGCCCTGCAGGACGCGAGCGGCTCCTACGCCGACGGCGGCTGGGTCGACTCCTGCTGGCTGGCGGGCTACGTGCTCGCCGGCGTCGCGGCGCTCCACCCGAGCGCCGGGACGCCGCTGCCGCAGGCGCCCGCCCGCGTCGTGACGCAGCGCCGCCTGGCGCTCGTCATGGGCTGCGGCGCCCTGGGGCCGGTGCTGCTGCTCGTCGAGGGCGCGTCGCGCGGCTCCGTGCGCGCGACCGGCGGCGTGACGGTCGTCGTGCTGCTGCTCGTGCTCTACCGCTCGCTCACCCTGCTCTCGGCCTTCGAGCGCAGCGCCGCGCTGGCTGCCCACCGCTCCTCGCACGACGCGCTCACCGGCCTGGCCAACCGGCGCAGCTTCGTCGAGCTGCTCGGCGCGGAGCTCGCTGCGGGGCGCGACGCCGCGGTCCTGCGGCTCGACCTCGACGGGTTCAAGGCCGTCAACGACGCCGCCGGCCAGCTGGCCGGTGACGAGGTGCTGCGCGAGACGGCTCATCGGGTCGCCGAGCTGCTCGCGCCCGGCGCGGTGCTGGCCAGGCTGGCGGCCGACGAGTTCGGCGTCCTGCTCGCCGAGCCGGAGCCGGGGGCGGTCGAGGCCCTGGCCGACCAGCTGGTCGAGCGCCTGCGCGCCCCCTTCGTCGTCGAGGGCCAGCAGTTCTGGCTGCGCGCCAGCGTCGGCTCCGCGACGCTCGCCTCGGCCGGAGCGGGCACCGACGCGCTCATGGGGGCCGCCGCCCTCGCCCTCCTGACCGCACGGGTACGCGGTGGTGGCCGCGCCGTCGCCCACGCTCCTGCGCTCGACGTCGAGGTGGGGCGCCGCCCGCTCGTCGCCGGCCGCCTGCAGTACGCCATCGAGCACGACGAGCTCGAGGTGCACTACCAGCCGCTGGTCGACCGCGCGGGCGCGGTGGTCGGTGCCGAGGCGCTGGTGCGCTGGCGCCGCGCCGGCCGGCTGGTGCCGCCCGGCGACTTCCTGCCCGCGGCCCGCTCCGCGGGGCTCATGGGCGCGCTCGACACCTGGGTGCTCGACCGGGCGCTCGCCCAGCTCGCCCGCTGGCGGGCGCAGGGCCGCCTCGACGTGCACCTGGCGGTCAACCTGTCGGTCGCCTCGCTCGAGCGGCCGGGCTTGGTCGCGGAGGTCGTGTCGGCGCTGAGGGCGCACGGCGTACCCAGCTCGTCGCTCGTGCTCGAGCTCACCGAGGAGGCGGCCGCCTCCGGGCCGGGCATCCGGCGCCGGCTCGCCGACCTGCGGGCGGCGGGCATCCGCATCGCGCTCGACGACTTCGGCACGGGCTACTCCTCGCTGGCCTACCTCGAGGGCATGCCGGCCGACGTGCTGAAGGTGGCCAAGGAGCTGGTCGACCCCCTCGCTGAGGGCGCCGGCGGCCGGGTGGTGCAGGCGCTGGTCGGCCTGGCGCACTCCTACGGGCTCACGGTGATCGCCGAGGGCGTCGAGCAGGAGGTGCAGCGCGAGCGGCTCACCGAGCTCGAGGTCGACTGGTTCCAGGGGTGGCTGTTCGGCCGCCCGGTGCCCGCCGACGCGCTGACCGCGCTGCTCGGAGCCGCCTCCCGGCGCGGTCCGGACCTGGCGGCCGCCGCGGCCAACTAG
- the truA gene encoding tRNA pseudouridine(38-40) synthase TruA, which produces MSSTTDGPGPSSEGTGPVGVPGQGLPEDQAERERRVRLRLDLGYDGTGFSGWARQPGLRTVQGTLEEALGLLWRTSVELTVAGRTDAGVHARGQVCHVDAPVEAWAATEASLVRRLAGVLPADVRVRRVAAAPPGFDARFAATSRRYAYRLRDDPAGADPLERAWTVTHPRPLDLAALQAAAALLLGEHDFAAFCRRREGATTIRRLLRLEWARDEAGRAVATVEADAFCHSMVRALVGGLLAVGDGRREPGWLREVLDGRVRDPGVTVAPAHGLVLEAVGYPPDDQLAARVVQSRRVRTLPGQAPGEGPPERGF; this is translated from the coding sequence ATGAGCAGCACGACCGACGGGCCCGGCCCCTCCTCGGAGGGGACCGGGCCCGTCGGCGTGCCGGGGCAGGGGCTCCCGGAGGACCAGGCGGAGCGGGAGCGCCGGGTGCGCCTGCGTCTCGACCTGGGCTACGACGGCACGGGGTTCTCCGGCTGGGCCCGGCAGCCCGGCCTGCGCACCGTCCAGGGTACGCTGGAGGAGGCGCTGGGCCTGCTCTGGCGCACGTCCGTCGAGCTGACGGTCGCCGGGCGCACCGACGCCGGTGTGCACGCGCGCGGGCAGGTCTGCCACGTCGACGCGCCCGTGGAGGCGTGGGCGGCGACGGAGGCCTCGCTCGTACGCCGCCTGGCAGGGGTCCTGCCTGCGGACGTGCGCGTGCGGCGGGTCGCGGCGGCACCCCCCGGCTTCGACGCCCGGTTCGCGGCGACCAGCCGGCGCTACGCCTACCGGCTGCGCGACGACCCCGCGGGCGCCGACCCGCTCGAGCGCGCCTGGACCGTGACGCACCCGCGCCCGCTCGACCTCGCCGCGCTGCAGGCGGCCGCGGCGCTGCTGCTCGGCGAGCACGACTTCGCGGCGTTCTGCCGGCGGCGCGAGGGCGCGACCACCATCCGGCGGCTGCTCCGGCTGGAGTGGGCGCGCGACGAGGCGGGGCGCGCGGTCGCGACCGTGGAGGCCGACGCGTTCTGCCACTCGATGGTGCGCGCGCTGGTCGGCGGCCTGCTCGCGGTGGGCGACGGGCGCCGCGAGCCCGGGTGGCTGCGGGAGGTGCTCGACGGGCGCGTGCGCGACCCCGGTGTCACGGTCGCGCCGGCGCACGGGCTGGTGCTCGAGGCGGTGGGCTACCCGCCCGACGACCAGCTGGCGGCGCGCGTGGTGCAGTCGCGCCGGGTGCGCACGCTGCCCGGGCAGGCTCCCGGTGAGGGCCCTCCCGAGCGCGGGTTTTGA
- the rpsI gene encoding 30S ribosomal protein S9, translating into MAETTVESVLDSDDEEFVGDYSTESEGGVAAAPRPAATGPGAATGRRKEAVARVRIIPGTGQWRINGRALEDYFPNKVHQQLVNDPFKILGLDGSYDVIARLHGGGVSGQAGALRLGISRALNEVDEEANRPTLKKAGFLTRDARATERKKYGLKKARKAPQYSKR; encoded by the coding sequence GTGGCGGAGACCACCGTCGAGTCCGTACTCGACAGCGACGACGAGGAGTTCGTCGGCGACTACAGCACCGAGAGCGAGGGCGGCGTCGCCGCTGCCCCCCGCCCCGCGGCCACCGGCCCCGGCGCGGCGACCGGTCGTCGCAAGGAGGCGGTCGCCCGCGTCCGCATCATCCCCGGCACCGGCCAGTGGCGCATCAACGGCCGCGCGCTCGAGGACTACTTCCCGAACAAGGTCCACCAGCAGCTGGTGAACGACCCGTTCAAGATCCTCGGCCTCGACGGCTCCTACGACGTGATCGCCCGCCTGCACGGCGGCGGCGTCTCGGGCCAGGCCGGCGCCCTGCGCCTCGGCATCTCCCGCGCCCTCAACGAGGTCGACGAGGAGGCCAACCGGCCCACGCTGAAGAAGGCCGGCTTCCTGACCCGCGACGCGCGCGCCACCGAGCGCAAGAAGTACGGGCTCAAGAAGGCCCGCAAGGCTCCCCAGTACAGCAAGCGCTAG
- the glmM gene encoding phosphoglucosamine mutase, which produces MGAPHGGRLFGTDGVRGLANGELTAELALGLSVAAAAVLPAQDGAAPHGAEQHSSPERTAGARPTAVVGRDPRASGEFLSAAVVAGLASAGVDVVDVGVVPTPAVAHLTAELGATFGVMLSASHNPMPDNGIKFFARGGQKLADELEDAIAARYAAGEPVEGRPTGAAVGRVRLAPEGLERYVAHVVSAAPHRLDGLRVVVDAAHGAASVAAPEVLRRLGADVVAIGAQPDGLNINDGCGSTHLEPLRAAVLAHGADVGIAHDGDADRCLAVDAEGRDVDGDQILAVLALALRDEGRLAHDTVVATVMANLGFRLALQEQGLEVVETKVGDRYVLEAMRAGGFSLGGEQSGHVVLADSATTGDGVLTAVHLLGRMAATGRPLAELAAVMQRLPQVLLNVSGVDKSRVELDDQVSAAVSAAERELGSTGRVLLRPSGTEPVVRVMVEAPSADQAQGVADRLAGVVRSALALV; this is translated from the coding sequence GTGGGGGCTCCGCACGGCGGCCGCCTGTTCGGGACCGACGGCGTCCGGGGCCTCGCCAACGGCGAGCTGACGGCCGAGCTCGCGCTCGGCCTGTCGGTCGCCGCCGCCGCCGTCCTGCCTGCGCAGGACGGCGCGGCACCGCATGGAGCAGAGCAGCACAGCTCCCCCGAGCGCACTGCGGGTGCGCGCCCGACCGCCGTGGTCGGGCGCGACCCGCGCGCGTCGGGGGAGTTCCTGTCTGCGGCGGTCGTCGCCGGGCTGGCGAGCGCCGGCGTCGACGTGGTCGACGTGGGCGTGGTGCCGACCCCGGCGGTCGCGCACCTCACGGCCGAGCTGGGCGCGACGTTCGGCGTGATGCTCTCGGCGAGCCACAACCCGATGCCCGACAACGGCATCAAGTTCTTCGCTCGCGGCGGGCAGAAGCTCGCCGACGAGCTCGAGGACGCCATCGCCGCGCGCTACGCCGCGGGCGAGCCGGTCGAGGGCCGCCCGACGGGCGCTGCGGTGGGCCGCGTACGCCTCGCGCCCGAGGGCCTCGAGCGCTACGTCGCGCACGTGGTGTCCGCCGCCCCCCACCGCCTCGACGGCCTTCGGGTCGTCGTCGACGCCGCGCACGGCGCGGCCTCCGTGGCCGCCCCCGAGGTGCTGCGCCGGCTCGGTGCCGACGTCGTCGCGATCGGCGCGCAGCCCGACGGGCTCAACATCAACGACGGCTGCGGCTCCACGCACCTCGAGCCCCTGCGCGCGGCGGTGCTGGCCCACGGGGCCGACGTCGGCATCGCCCACGACGGCGACGCCGACCGCTGCCTCGCGGTCGACGCCGAGGGCCGCGACGTCGACGGCGACCAGATCCTGGCCGTGCTGGCGCTCGCGCTGCGCGACGAGGGGCGCCTGGCGCACGACACGGTCGTCGCGACGGTCATGGCCAACCTGGGCTTCCGGCTCGCGCTGCAGGAGCAGGGCCTCGAGGTCGTGGAGACCAAGGTCGGCGACCGCTACGTCCTCGAGGCGATGCGCGCCGGCGGATTCTCCCTCGGCGGCGAGCAGTCCGGCCACGTCGTGCTCGCCGACTCGGCGACCACCGGCGACGGCGTCCTGACCGCGGTGCACCTGCTCGGGCGGATGGCGGCCACCGGCCGCCCCCTCGCCGAGCTGGCTGCTGTCATGCAGCGGCTGCCGCAGGTGCTCCTCAACGTCTCGGGCGTCGACAAGTCGCGCGTCGAGCTCGACGACCAGGTCAGCGCCGCGGTGAGCGCCGCCGAGCGCGAGCTCGGGTCGACCGGCCGGGTGCTGCTGCGGCCCAGCGGCACCGAGCCCGTGGTTCGCGTGATGGTGGAGGCGCCCAGCGCCGACCAGGCGCAGGGCGTGGCCGACCGGCTCGCCGGCGTCGTACGCAGCGCGCTCGCACTCGTCTAG
- a CDS encoding holo-ACP synthase: MILGLGIDVVDVARFMAVLTRTPRLRERVFTPAEGRLPASSLAARFAAKEALAKSLGAPAGLRWLDAEVVSDAAGRPSLVVTGTVAAYAARVGVTSWHVSLSHDAGIASAVVVAEGERS; encoded by the coding sequence GTGATCCTCGGGCTCGGCATCGACGTCGTCGACGTCGCGCGGTTCATGGCCGTCCTCACGCGCACCCCTCGGCTGCGCGAGCGCGTCTTCACCCCGGCCGAGGGCCGGCTGCCGGCCTCCAGCCTGGCCGCGCGCTTCGCGGCGAAGGAGGCCCTGGCCAAGTCGCTGGGCGCGCCGGCCGGCCTGCGCTGGCTCGACGCCGAGGTCGTCAGCGACGCGGCCGGCCGCCCCTCGCTCGTGGTGACCGGCACCGTGGCCGCCTACGCCGCCCGGGTCGGCGTCACCAGCTGGCACGTGTCGCTGAGCCACGACGCGGGCATCGCCTCCGCCGTGGTGGTCGCCGAAGGAGAGCGCTCGTGA
- the glmS gene encoding glutamine--fructose-6-phosphate transaminase (isomerizing) — protein MCGIVGYVGGRSALEVVVAGLRRLEYRGYDSAGVALVADGKLATRKRAGKLANLEAALEEAPMPPSTTGIGHTRWATHGAPNDRNAHPHLDDTGSVAVIHNGIIENFAALRAELEARGHELVSETDTEVVAHLLADEFEPAGSDLAEALRRVCGRLQGAFTLVVSHASVPDVVVAARRNSPLVVGRGEGENFLASDVAAFIAHTRNAVEVSDGQVVELRPDSITITDFDGVEATPHEYHVDWDAAAAEKGGYPYFMLKEIAEQPKAVADTLLGRLQGGSLSLDEVRISDDDLRQVDKVIVIACGTSYHAGLIAKYAIEHWTRVPVEVEVASEFRYRDPIVDRDTLVVAISQSGESMDTLMAVRHARKQKARVVAITNSNGSTIARESDAVLYTHAGPEVGVAATKTFITQVVACYLLGLFLARTRGTMYDDEVRSVVRELSDMPEHIDTVLDTVEPVRELARSLAGARAVLFLGRHVGYPVALEGALKLKELAYMHAEAFAAGELKHGPIALIEDGLPVVVVVPSPRGRSVLHDKIVSNIQEVRARGARTIVIAEEGDEAVVPYADTVIRVPQTSTLLAPLVSTIPLQVFACELALAKGLDVDQPRNLAKSVTVE, from the coding sequence ATGTGCGGAATCGTGGGCTACGTCGGCGGCAGGTCAGCTCTGGAGGTCGTGGTGGCCGGTCTGCGCCGGCTGGAGTACCGCGGCTACGACTCCGCGGGCGTGGCGCTGGTCGCCGACGGCAAGCTCGCCACCCGCAAGCGGGCAGGCAAGCTGGCCAACCTCGAGGCGGCGCTGGAGGAGGCGCCCATGCCGCCGAGCACCACCGGGATCGGGCACACGCGCTGGGCCACCCACGGTGCCCCCAACGACCGCAACGCCCACCCGCACCTCGACGACACGGGCAGCGTGGCGGTCATCCACAACGGCATCATCGAGAACTTCGCCGCCCTGCGCGCCGAGCTCGAGGCCCGTGGCCACGAGCTGGTCTCCGAGACCGACACCGAGGTCGTCGCCCACCTGCTCGCCGACGAGTTCGAGCCCGCCGGCTCCGACCTCGCCGAGGCCCTGCGCCGGGTGTGCGGGCGGCTCCAGGGCGCCTTCACCCTCGTGGTCTCGCACGCCAGCGTCCCAGACGTCGTCGTGGCGGCCCGGCGCAACAGCCCGCTGGTCGTGGGCCGCGGGGAGGGCGAGAACTTCCTCGCCTCCGACGTCGCCGCCTTCATCGCCCACACCCGCAACGCCGTCGAGGTCAGCGACGGCCAGGTCGTCGAGCTGCGCCCCGACTCGATCACGATCACCGACTTCGACGGCGTCGAGGCCACGCCGCACGAGTACCACGTCGACTGGGACGCCGCCGCGGCCGAGAAGGGCGGCTACCCCTACTTCATGCTCAAGGAGATCGCCGAGCAGCCCAAGGCCGTGGCCGACACGCTGCTGGGCCGGCTGCAGGGCGGCTCGCTCTCGCTCGACGAGGTGCGCATCTCCGACGACGACCTGCGCCAGGTCGACAAGGTCATCGTCATCGCCTGCGGCACGAGCTACCACGCCGGGCTGATCGCGAAGTACGCCATCGAGCACTGGACCCGCGTGCCGGTCGAGGTCGAGGTGGCGAGCGAGTTCCGCTACCGCGACCCGATCGTCGACCGCGACACGCTCGTGGTCGCGATCTCGCAGTCGGGCGAGAGCATGGACACGCTGATGGCGGTCCGCCACGCCCGCAAGCAGAAGGCCCGGGTCGTCGCGATCACCAACAGCAACGGCTCGACGATCGCGCGCGAGTCCGACGCGGTGCTCTACACCCATGCCGGCCCCGAGGTCGGGGTCGCCGCGACCAAGACGTTCATCACCCAGGTCGTGGCGTGCTACCTGCTGGGGCTGTTCCTGGCGCGCACCCGGGGGACGATGTACGACGACGAGGTCCGCTCGGTCGTGCGCGAGCTCTCCGACATGCCCGAGCACATCGACACGGTGCTCGACACCGTCGAGCCCGTGCGCGAGCTCGCCCGCTCGCTGGCCGGGGCGCGGGCCGTGCTCTTCCTCGGCCGTCACGTCGGCTACCCGGTGGCGCTGGAGGGCGCGCTCAAGCTCAAGGAGCTCGCCTACATGCACGCCGAGGCCTTCGCCGCCGGCGAGCTCAAGCACGGCCCGATCGCGCTGATCGAGGACGGCCTGCCGGTGGTCGTGGTGGTGCCCAGCCCGCGCGGCCGCTCGGTGCTCCACGACAAGATCGTGTCCAACATCCAGGAGGTCCGGGCCCGCGGCGCGCGCACCATCGTCATCGCCGAGGAGGGCGACGAGGCCGTCGTGCCCTACGCCGACACGGTGATCCGCGTGCCCCAGACCTCGACCCTGCTGGCCCCGCTGGTGTCGACGATCCCGCTGCAGGTCTTCGCGTGCGAGCTGGCGCTGGCCAAGGGCCTCGACGTCGACCAGCCGCGCAACCTGGCCAAGTCGGTCACGGTCGAGTGA
- the rplM gene encoding 50S ribosomal protein L13, with translation MRTFTPKPGDVERRWHVIDATDVVLGRLASHTATLLRGKHKPIFAPHIDTGDFVIIVNAGKVALTGNKREQKMAYRHSGFPGGLTATPYTELLAKDPRQAVERAVRGMLPHTSLGRQQLKKLKVYAGPEHPHTGQQPVPFEITQVAQ, from the coding sequence GTGCGCACGTTCACCCCGAAGCCCGGCGACGTCGAGCGTCGCTGGCACGTCATCGACGCCACCGACGTGGTGCTCGGGCGGCTCGCCAGCCACACCGCGACGCTCCTCCGGGGCAAGCACAAGCCGATCTTCGCCCCGCACATCGACACCGGTGACTTCGTCATCATCGTCAACGCGGGCAAGGTGGCGCTGACGGGCAACAAGCGGGAGCAGAAGATGGCCTACCGCCACTCCGGCTTCCCGGGTGGTCTCACGGCCACTCCCTACACCGAGCTGCTCGCCAAGGACCCGCGCCAGGCGGTCGAGCGCGCCGTGCGCGGCATGCTGCCGCACACCTCGCTCGGCCGCCAGCAGCTGAAGAAGCTCAAGGTCTACGCCGGCCCCGAGCACCCCCACACCGGGCAGCAGCCGGTGCCGTTCGAGATCACCCAGGTCGCGCAGTAG
- a CDS encoding VOC family protein, which translates to MLSESRVHANVPAADLARARRFYSEVLGLEPAQEVGPSLVYTTSGGTSFLLYETEFAGLAGHTIAQWHVDDIEAEVAALSSRGVAFEQYDMPGVSWSGGIATMPGMGRAAWFKDSEGNIMCLDQVEPGLLQG; encoded by the coding sequence ATGCTGAGCGAGAGCCGAGTCCACGCCAACGTCCCCGCTGCGGACCTCGCCAGGGCCCGCAGGTTCTACTCCGAGGTCCTCGGTCTGGAGCCGGCGCAGGAGGTCGGGCCGAGCCTCGTCTACACGACCTCCGGCGGCACGTCCTTCCTGCTCTACGAGACCGAGTTCGCCGGCCTGGCCGGCCACACGATCGCGCAGTGGCACGTCGACGACATCGAGGCCGAGGTGGCCGCTCTCAGCTCGCGCGGCGTCGCCTTCGAGCAGTACGACATGCCGGGCGTCTCCTGGTCGGGCGGCATCGCCACCATGCCGGGCATGGGACGCGCCGCCTGGTTCAAGGACAGCGAGGGCAACATCATGTGCCTCGACCAGGTGGAGCCCGGGCTCCTCCAGGGCTAG
- a CDS encoding NAD(P)H-hydrate dehydratase yields the protein MRYAYAVDDVRSAEAALAATLPPGTLMERASAGMAAACLRLLRDARGGAYGARAVLLVGSGDNGGDALFVGARLARRGVRVAALLLSERVHEAGLAALLGAGGRVTGSLDELDAADLVLDGIVGIGGRGGLRPEAARVVRRAEAGGALLVAVDVPSGVDADTGEVAGDAVHADLTLCAGVLKPGLLVDPAAGCAGLVEVVGIGLEPLLGAPALEVLDAADVGELLPEPGRESDKYRRGVVGVSAGSDAYPGAAVLCAGGAVRGGAGMVRYLGPEHAGQAVLARWPEVVVGDGRVQARVVGPGIGEPDDGVRELVSRPEPLVLDAASTRLHALVGGSALLTPHAGELTALLQADGVEVRREDVEARRLHWARQAAARTGSTVLLKGSTTLVVSPDGRARANPTGTSWLATAGSGDVLAGLAGAFLARGLDPFDAGACAAWVHGLAGRLSSGGAPTDAGRLLDAVPEALRRVAAGQRS from the coding sequence GTGAGGTACGCCTACGCGGTCGACGACGTACGCAGCGCCGAGGCCGCGCTCGCCGCGACCCTGCCGCCCGGGACCCTGATGGAGCGCGCCAGCGCCGGCATGGCCGCGGCCTGCCTGCGCCTGCTGCGCGACGCGCGCGGCGGTGCCTACGGCGCCCGCGCGGTCCTGCTCGTCGGCTCCGGCGACAACGGCGGCGACGCCCTGTTCGTCGGTGCGCGGCTGGCGCGCCGCGGCGTACGCGTCGCTGCCCTGCTGCTCTCCGAGCGGGTCCACGAGGCCGGCCTCGCCGCCCTGCTCGGCGCCGGGGGCCGCGTCACCGGGTCGCTGGACGAGCTCGACGCCGCCGACCTGGTGCTCGACGGCATCGTGGGCATCGGCGGGCGGGGCGGGCTGCGGCCCGAGGCGGCCCGGGTGGTGCGCCGGGCCGAGGCCGGCGGGGCGCTGCTGGTCGCGGTCGACGTGCCGAGCGGGGTGGACGCCGACACCGGCGAGGTCGCGGGCGACGCGGTGCACGCCGACCTCACCCTCTGCGCCGGCGTGCTGAAGCCCGGGCTGCTGGTCGACCCGGCGGCCGGCTGCGCCGGCCTCGTCGAGGTCGTCGGCATCGGGCTCGAGCCGCTGCTGGGTGCGCCGGCCCTCGAGGTCCTCGACGCCGCCGACGTGGGGGAGCTGCTGCCCGAGCCGGGTCGCGAGTCCGACAAGTACCGTCGCGGCGTCGTGGGCGTCTCCGCGGGCAGCGACGCCTACCCGGGCGCGGCGGTGCTGTGCGCCGGCGGCGCCGTGCGCGGCGGCGCGGGCATGGTGCGCTACCTCGGCCCCGAGCACGCCGGGCAGGCGGTGCTCGCGCGCTGGCCGGAGGTGGTCGTGGGGGACGGGCGCGTCCAGGCCCGGGTCGTCGGCCCGGGCATCGGCGAGCCCGACGACGGCGTGCGCGAGCTCGTGTCCCGGCCGGAGCCGCTGGTGCTCGACGCGGCCTCGACCCGACTGCACGCGCTGGTCGGTGGCTCGGCGCTGCTGACTCCGCACGCTGGCGAGCTGACCGCGCTGCTGCAGGCCGACGGCGTCGAGGTTCGCCGCGAGGACGTCGAGGCCCGCCGGCTGCACTGGGCGCGGCAGGCGGCGGCCCGCACCGGCTCGACCGTGCTGCTCAAGGGATCGACGACCCTGGTGGTCTCTCCCGACGGGCGGGCCCGCGCCAACCCGACCGGCACCTCGTGGCTGGCGACCGCCGGCTCTGGCGACGTGCTGGCGGGCCTGGCGGGAGCGTTCCTGGCGCGCGGGCTCGACCCCTTCGACGCCGGCGCCTGCGCCGCCTGGGTCCACGGGCTGGCCGGGAGGCTCTCCAGCGGGGGCGCGCCCACCGACGCGGGCCGCCTGCTCGACGCGGTGCCCGAGGCGCTGCGGCGGGTCGCCGCCGGTCAGCGGAGCTAG